A DNA window from Loxodonta africana isolate mLoxAfr1 chromosome 7, mLoxAfr1.hap2, whole genome shotgun sequence contains the following coding sequences:
- the LOC100675528 gene encoding putative olfactory receptor 5AK3: protein MEQENGTEVTEFILLGFAGQHKFWHILFILFLVIYVVILLGNIGMILLIKIDSGLHTPMYFFLQHLAFVDLCYASAITPKMLQNFVGAEKSISFMACMAQLLVYGIFSTSDLYILASMAVDRYVAICNPLLYPVVLSQRVCIQMLVGSYLMGFINASVNTSFTFSLNFCKSNAINHFFCDEPPILALACSSTDFNITLLAVFVGFNLMFTVLVVVFSYTYIPATILKISSTAGRKKAFSTCASHLTAVSIFYGALSYMYPHHSTTETQEQEKAASMFYGIMVPMVNPMIYSLRNHEVKEALNGIRKKVLLI from the coding sequence ATGGAACAAGAAAATGGTACTGAAGTCACCGAATTCATTCTCCTGGGATTTGCTGGTCAACACAAATTTTGGCATATCCTCTTCATATTGTTTCTAGTGATCTATGTGGTCATCCTACTGGGTAATATTGGGATGATCTTACTCATCAAGATTGATTCTGGCCTTCATACCCCTATGTACTTCTTCCTCCAACACTTGGCTTTTGTTGATCTCTGTTATGCCTCTGCTATCACTCCCAAGATGTTGCAAAACTTCGTAGGGGCAGAAAAATCTATCTCATTTATGGCATGCATGGCACAATTGCTAGTCTATGGTATTTTTTCAACCAGTGACCTCTACATCCTAGCTTCCATGGCGGtggaccgctatgtggccatctgtaatcCACTCCTCTATCCAGTAGTCTTGTCCCAGAGAGTCTGCATTCAAATGTTAGTTGGCTCATACCTCATGGGTTTCATAAACGCCTCTGTAAACACAAGTTTTACCTTCTCTTTGAACTTTTGTAAATCCAATGcaattaaccactttttctgtgatgaACCTCCAATTCTTGCCCTTGCATGCTCCAGTACTGATTTCAACATCACGCTACTAGCAGTCTTTGTGGGGTTTAACTTGATGTTCACTGTGTTGGTTGTAGTCTTCTCCTATACATATATCCCGGCCACCATCTTGAAGATATCTTCTACAGCTGGGAGGAaaaaagccttctccacctgtgcctcTCACCTGACAGCAGTCTCCATTTTCTATGGGGCTCTTTCTTACATGTATCCACACCATAGTACCACTGAGACTCAAGAGCAGGAAAAAGCAGCTTCTAtgttttatggcattatggtccCTATGGTAAATCCCATGATCTACAGCCTGAGAAACCACGAGGTGAAAGAAGCCCTAAATGGGATCAGAAAAAAAGTGCTTCTAATTTAA
- the LOC100675247 gene encoding olfactory receptor 5AK2-like gives MELENGTEVTEFVLLGFTAQYKFWHVLFIVFLVIYVTTLVSNIGLFLLIEIESSLHTPMYFFLQHLAFVDLCYTSSITPKMLQNFLRTEKSISFIGCLVQLLVYGTFATSDCYILAAMAVDRYVAICNPLHYPVVMSQRVCIQLLIGSYFMGFINASINTSFTFSLSFCKSNAINHFFCDEPPILALACSNIDLNIMLLTVFVGFNLVFTVLVVIFSYIYIFAAILKISSTAGRQKAFSTCVSHLTAVTIFYGTLSYMYLHHGTNATQEQEKAASVFYGIIIPMINPLIYSLRNQDVREALKRIRKKCF, from the coding sequence ATGGAACTAGAAAATGGCACTGAAGTGACTGAATTCGTTCTCCTGGGATTTACTGCTCAGTACAAGTTTTGGCATGTCCTCTTCATAGTATTTCTAGTGATCTATGTGACCACCCTAGTGAGTAATATTGGGCTGTTTCTACTAATTGAGATTGAGTCCAGccttcacacccccatgtacttcttcctccaaCACTTGGCTTTTGTTGATCTCTGTTACACCTCTTCTATCACACCCAAGATGTTGCAAAACTTCCTAAGAACAGAAAAATCTATCTCGTTCATAGGATGTTTGGTACAATTATTAGTCTATGGTACTTTTGCAACCAGTGACTGCTACATCCTGGCTGCCATGGCAGtggaccgctatgtggccatctgtaaccccCTCCACTACCCAGTAGTCATGTCGCAGAGAGTCTGCATTCAACTATTAATTGGGTCATACTTCATGGGTTTCATAAATGCCTCTATAAACACAAGTTTTACCTTCTCATTGAGCTTTTGCAAATCCAATGCAATTAACCACTTCTTCTGTGATGAACCCCCAATTCTTGCCCTTGCATGCTCCAATATTGATTTGAACATCATGCTACTGACAGTCTTCGTGGGGTTTAATTTGGTGTTCACTGTGTTGGTTGTTATCTTTTCCTACATATATATCTTTGCTGCCATCCTGAAGATATCTTCTACAGCTGGGAGACAAAAAGCCTTCTCCACGTGTGTCTCTCACCTGACAGCAGTCACCATATTCTACGGGACTCTCTCTTATATGTATCTACACCATGGTACTAATGCGACTCAAGAGCAGGAGAAAGCAGCTTCTGTATTTTATGGCATTATAATCCCCATGATAAACCCCCTGAtctacagcctaagaaaccaaGATGTGAGAGAAGCTCTAAAAAGAATCAGAAAGAAGTGTTTCTAG